Part of the Syntrophales bacterium genome is shown below.
GAAGGAGGGTAAAAATCTCTTTGTTTCCCTTATGGATGATACCATCGGGGAACGGGTCGCTTTAAAGCCTGACCTTCTGGTTCTGTCTGCCGCTACCATTCCGAGGGGGAATAAGGAATTAGCGAACCTCTTGAAAGTACCCCGCACGGCAGAGGGGTTTTTCTTAGAAGCCCATATGAAGTTGAGACCGGTGGATTTTGCTACCGATGGTCTCTATCTGGCAGGGACGGGACACGGCCCGAAATTGATCAGCGAGAGTATCTCTCAGGCAATGGCCGCCGCGGCCCGGGCCTGTACCATCCTGTCCAAAGAGAAGATACTGGTAGGGGGAGTTGTGGCGGTGGTAGATGGTGAGCGGTGTGCGGCATGTCTGACCTGCGTAAGGGTCTGTCCCTATGAAGTGCCGGTGATCAACGTCCGGGGTGAGGCGGAGATTGATATTGCGAAGTGTAAGGGGTGTGGATCCTGTGCGGCGGAATGTCCAGCTATGGCCATAGAACTGATGCATTTTCGCGAAGCCCAGCTTGAGGCCAAATGCCAGGCACTCATGTCATAAAACATCAGTCATACGTCATACGTCATAAGTCGTAATATAAAAGACATAAGACATAAGACATATGACATATGACGTGTGTCAACAGGTAGGATAAAGAGGTATGGTGGAAAATAACGGTTTTGAGCCGGAGGTTCTCGCTTTTTGTTGTGAGTATTGAGCCTATACCGCAGCGGACCTGGCAGGTTCGATGAGGCTCGATTATCCCAGCAATGTGAAGATTGTGAAGGTCCCCTGTACGGGAAGGGTGGATATCCTGATGATTCTTCGCACCTTTGAGTCTGGGGTGGATGGTGTATTTGTGGCCGGATGTCTCGAAGGAGAATGCCATTTTCTTAAAGGTAATCTAAGGGCGAAGAAGCGTGTTCAGTATGTGAAAGAATTACTGGATGAGTCGGGGATTGGTGGTTCACGGTTAGAGATGTACAACATGTCTGCTGCTGAGGGGCAGCGGTTTGCCGCAGTAGCCAAAGAAATGACGGAGAAGATTCGATCCCTGGGACCGTCTCCCGTAAAAACAGGTAGATAGACTGAAGGCTGAAGACTTTTAGGACACTTCAGCCTTTGGTCTTCAGCCTAAACACCTGAGTAGTTACAGAGTAAAGAATTACAGGACAGGGGGGCTGTAAAGTCTCTATGGCGCTGTAATTATCGGAGGAAGCAATGATTGTAGCAAATCGTAAACCCCTGGAGGAGATTTTAGAGATGGTCAAACCCTATAAGAAGATTCTCCTTCTCGGGTGCAATGAATGTGTGACGGTCTGTGCGGTGGGAGGACAGAGGGAGGTAGGAGTCCTCGCTTCGGAGTTGCGACTCTCCCGAGCAAAGGATGGGGATGAGGTTGAGATAAAGGAACACACCCTGGAACGTCAATGTGATTATGAATACATTGATCAGATCCGCCCCTTTGTGGGAGACTATGAGCTAATCCTCTCCATGGCCTGTGGGGCCGGGGTTCAATATGTGGCAGAGACTTACCGGTCGAAATTGGTGGTGCCGGCGGTCAATACCACCTTCTTAGGGGTGACCCTGGAGCAGGGGGTATGGTCGGAGCGATGCCAGGGCTGTGGGAGCTGCATCCTGGATAAGACGGGTGGAATATGTCCGATTGCCCGTTGTGCGAAGAGCTTGCTTAATGGTCCATGTGGCGGTTCTTCAGGAGGCAAGTGTGAGATTGACAAAGAGGTTGACTGTGGCTGGCAGTTGATCATAGATCGGTTGCAGGAACTCGGCCAGATGGATCGCTATGAAGAGATTATCCCGGTTAAGGATTGGACGACGGCAAGAGATGGGGGACCGAGGAAGAGAGTAAGGGAGGATTTGAGGCTATGACAAACACCAGATCAAACATTGAGCGGATCCTGGATGCAGGAGGATTTGTAGTTACTTCGGAGTGCGGGCCACCGCGAGGTGCCGATGCGGAAGTAGTGCGTAAAAAGGGAGAGCTGCTCAAGGGAGTGGTGGATGCGGTCAATGTAACGGATAATCAGACCTCGGTAGTAAGAATGTCCTCTCTTTCCTCCTGTGTGATCTTGAAGGAGATGGGGTTTGATCCGATCCTCCAGGTGGTCTGCCGGGACCGGAATCGAATTGCTCTCCAGAGTGACATTCTTGGCGCAGCGGCGCTTTCGATCAACAACATCCTCTGTCTTTCCGGTGATCATCAGAAGTTCGGAGATCATCCGAAGGCGAAGAATGTATTTGACATAGATTCGATCCAGTTGATTCAGGCAGTGAGAACAATGAGGGATGAGGGAAGATTTATTGGTGGAGAGGAGATCAAGGGAAAACCGATGCTCTTCATCGGGGCGGCGGAGAATCCCTTTGCAGATCCCTTTGAGATACGGGCGCCCCGGTTGGGAAAGAAGGTAAAGGCCGGCTGTGAATTTATCCAGACACAGTGTATCTATAACCTGGAGCGGTTTGAACGCTGGATGGTGATGGTGAGAGACCGGGGGTTGCATGAGAAATGTGCAATCCTGGCAGGGGTGACGCCATTTAAATCGGTAGGGATGGCACGGTACATGAAAAATCAGGTGCCGGGAATGGATGTGCCGGATGAGATGATTGAGAGGATGAAAGGGGTGCCGAAGGAGCAGCAGGCAGAGGAGGGGATAAATATCTGCGTGGAGACGATCCAGAGGTTAAAAGAGATCCCCGGCGTCCGGGGGATACACATTATGGCCATTGAGTGGGAGGAGAAGGTGTCGGAGATTGCCGAAGCGGCAGGTCTTCTGCCCAGGCCGCAATTACCGTGAATTGTAGCGAGTAGTTACGGTTATTGTAAAGTTGGGCAAGAGGGTAGACAATCATGAGACAAAGCCTTAGTTGTGAAGCACTGAAACGAAAGGTAACCGATCTGGAGAAGAGGTTAAAAGAGTCTGAACAAAAGGTAATCCAGCAAGACATCCATGAGGCGACTAAACGCTTTGAGAAGATCGCGGAGATGGGTGATGATGGCATTATCGTCTTCGATGAGGCGTACCGGATCGAGTTCGCCAATACCGTTGCCTCTGAACTGACCGGATACCCAAAAGAGAAATTGATAGGAAAGGATTTTCGTTGTCTCCTGATTGAGGGGGATATCGGTTATCTTGCCCAAATGCATTCAGGATTGGGAGCGGATGAAAGTAAACGGCTCTGTACAGGGATGGAGATCATAACGAGCAGTGGTACAAAAAGGGATGCAGAGGTCTGCATTACCATTGAGAAGTTGGAGCAGGGGGGGGTAAGGACCTATGCCTATCTCCGGGATATTACGGAGAGAAAAAAGTACGAAAGGGATTTAAAGGAATCGGAGGAGAAATACCGTAACCTCTTCGAAAGGGTGCGGCATGGCCTCTATATCAGTACCAATGAGGGACGTTTTCTCGACTGCAATCAGGCTTTGCTTGAGATGTTGGGATACCAGGATAAAAATGAATTTTTGCAGATTGATATCGCCAAGGATCTCTATATGAGGCCGGAAGATCGCACGGCCTTTCAGGGTTTGATTGAAAAACAGGAATTCGTTAAAGAGCTTGAATTGGAGTTTAAGAAAAAGAATGGCGAGAAGATCACGGTTTTAGTTACTGCCCATGCAAAAAGGGATGAAAAGGGAACGATCATAGGGTATGAAGGGATCATGAACGATGTTTCCGAAAGAAAGAGGATGGAAAGAGAACTGAGAGAGGCGAACGAATTCTTAACAAATCTGATTGAGAGTTCGGTTGACGCGATCTTTGTAACTGATATGAAGGGTAATATCCTCATCTTTAACAGGGGAGCGGAAAACATCCTGGGCTATACGGCAGGGGAGGTGGTGGGAAAGATGAATATCAGCAACATCTATCCACCTGGCGTAGCCAGGGAAGTGATGAAGAAACTGAAAATGCCTGATTTTGGAGGGGTGGGAAAGTTGACTTCCTTTCCTATTACACAACGGAGAAAGGATGGAGAACTGATCGAGGGAGACCTTTCGGCGTCTATCATCTACAATGGGGGGGGAAAAGAGGTTGCCAGTGTGGGTATCTTTAAGGACTTGAGAGAGAGATTGAGGATAGAGAGAGAACTCCAGAAGACGCAGCAGGCCCTTCTCCAGTCGGAAAAGCTGGCGGCTATGGGCAGACTTACTTCCCAGGTCGCCCATGAGTTGAACAACCCCATCTACGGTATTATGAACACACTGGAACTCCTCAAAACTGAAATTCCCCCGCAGAGTAAACGGAGAAGGATTTTGGAATTATCCCTCTCGGAAACTCAGAGGCTCTCGGAGATGCTCCGGAACATGCTCAGTTTCTCAAAGCCTGAAGAGGAAAAGAGGACGCCCATCAGGATTAATGAGCTGATTGAGGAGATTCTCTCGGTGATGGAGAAGCAGATGAGGGAATCGAATATCAAGGTGGAGACATACTTGGATAGTAAAATCCCGGAGGTGATGGCCTCTACAAATCAGATGAGGCAGGTAATGCTGAACATTATTAAAAATGCCATGGAGGCTATGCCCAAGGGAGGGACCCTCACCGTCAGGACGGCAAGGGAGAAAAAGAATGTCCTGATTCATATTCAGGATACAGGAATAGGAATTCCGGAAGAGATCAGGGACAAAATCTTTGAGGCCTTTTTTACCACAAAACAGAAGGTAAAGGGGGTAGGCTTAGGACTTTCAGTTTGCTATGGAATTATCAAAGGTCATGGTGGCGAGATCAGGGTAGACGGTGAGGAGGGGAAGGGAACTACCTTTACTATCGGTTTACCTATTTGAAGGGACCCCCCAATTTTTCTTGACAAGTTATAAATTCTATATTATCAGGAAAGTTAGTAAATTTGATAATATTTCTAAAAAGGATAAAATCATGGAAATTCTGACTGTTTCTCAGGCAGGCAAGTATTGTAATGTTTCGTCCAAAACGATCATCAATTGGATTGATGCAGGCTACATCAAGGCTTATAAGACTGTGGGGGGGCATCGGAGGATTAAAAAAGAGGATCTGGATAAGTTTCTCCAGGAGAGGGGAATGCCTCTGCCCGAAGAACCAGGGGGAGAGGAAAGAAAGAAAATCCTTGTTGTGGACGATGACAGGATCATTGTGGAGACGATTGTGCAGGCCCTCGAAGAGGATGAGTACGGATATGAGATGATCTCCGCGTCAGATGGTTTTGAGGCGGGCCTCCAGGTAAGCCATTTCAAACCCCATCTCTTAATCCTGGATATCATGATGCCTGACATCAACGGATATGAGGTCTGTCAGAAGATCAAGTCCAATCCTGAAACAAGGGATACAAAGATCGTCGTTCTCTCGGCCTATCTTGATGATGAAGCCTTTAAACAGATGAAGGAGTATGGAGCGGATGCCTGTTTTTCCAAACCCCTTCCCCTGGAACAATTGAAATTCGAGGTGGCCAAACTTTTGGGCTTAAAGAAGTGAAGGGTAAGGAGGAGAGATTTATGAAGTTGGAAGAAAATTTAAAGAGCAAAAAATTTGTGGTGACCTCAGAAGTTCAGCCACCTATCGGTACAGATGTCCAGGAACTCGCGCAAAGTGTGGAGCGGATCCGGGGAAGGGTGGATGCCCTGACCGTTCCTGAACTGAAGATCGAGGGATTGGTTACGGATATAATGGGAACCTGTCGGGTGTTGAAGGAACAAAAATTTGAGCCTATCCTCCAGACCACCTGTCGGGAGAAGAATCGGCTTGACCTTCAGGATCACCTCCTCCACGCCTCCGAGGCAGGAATCGAAAATATTCTTACCTTTACGGAAGATTACCGCATTACCGGGGATAGCCTCCAGGAGATAATGTTTTTTCACGTTGATTCGGGGAAGCTCTTCTCCGTGCTCGAGGGTCTCCGTGAGGGTCATGACATTTCGGGGAGAGAGATACCTGTTAAAAGTAGGTTCTGTGTGGGTGCGGGGATTGATGCCAGTTGTGGTAAGAAGGTGCCCGACCTGGAATTGAAAGAAATGGAGGAAATGGCCAGTTTAGGGACCAAGTATTTTCTTACCACACCGGTTTTCGATCTCGATTCCTTCAACCAATTCATGAAACGGGTGGAACCGATGCGGATCCCGGTGATCGCAGAGGTGATTCTCGTGAGATCAGCGGAGATGTGTCTCTTCCTCAACAAACATGTCAAGATGGGACTGGTGCCCAACTTCGTCATCGAAAAGCTGGCCAGGGCACCGGATAAGGAGAAAGCCAGCATTGAAATTGTCAGCGATCTGGTGAAGGGGCTCAGGCACCTCTGCCAGGGAGTCCATTTCATTCCTATCGGGGCAGAGGACCGTATTTCCAAATACCTCGAGGCGGCAAAACTTTAAGCTATAAACTTAGTGACAAGATTTATCATGGGTAGGGGAATTCTGGCACTTCAGCCAGAGTTGGAATAAACGCACCGAGGTGCAACTATCCCCCCATTTTGGGGAGGAGAATTGCACCTGAGTGCAATTGGGAACGAGTTAAGCGGCATATGCCAAAATACAATTGAGGCCTATTAAATATGATAAAAACTCATAAGCCGACATTGCAGGCAAGGGAAAAGGAGATTGCAAATATAAATAGAACCGTCCCGTTTCCAGAACACTCTCGTCTGTTGAGAAGACATGGAACTTACGAAACGCTCTATTAGGGGGTCAGGGTCAGGAATCAGCCAAGAGGATGGTCTTGTCTGTCCCGGCTGTGGTGATAGGAGTGATAGTAGTCGCAGGCTTGAAACCTGCGAAGTAAACTGCGAAAATAGCCGGCCGTACCATGAGCCTCAGAGCAATGGAACTGTAAGGAGGAACTTTGGATACCATCACCCTGACGATAAACGGAACCACGGTAAGTGGAAAGACAGGGATGACCATCCTTGCCCTGGCACGGGAGATGGGTATTTCTATCCCTACCCTTTGTCATGACCCGCACCTGAAAGATATCGGAGCCTGCCGGATATGTCTCGTGGAAGAGGAAAACCGGAAGGCTCTTCTTCCTGCCTGCGTCACTGCCATCCAGCCCGGTATGATCATTAAAACCGATTCAGCCCCGGTCCTGGAATGCCGGCGCATAGTGGTGAAGCTGCTTTTAGCATCACATCCTGAATCCTGTCTGGTCTGTGATAAAGGAAACCGGTGTCAGCTCCGTCAGATTGCCAGCGATCTGGGAGTAGGCCTGATAGATATGGATCCCATGCCCCAGTATTTCCCCTCGGAGGACAGAAATCCTTTCTTCAAGCGGGACATGAGTAAGTGTATCCTCTGTGCCAAATGTATTCGGGGGGATCAGGACCTGGTGGTGGAAGGGGTTCTCGATTATCTGAACCGGGGTTTCGAAGCCCGGCCCAGTACCCTCTTCAATCAACCCCTTGAGAAATCCAATTGTACCTTTTGTGGGACCTGTATTTCACTATGCCCCACAGGGGCTCTCACAGAGGTGGGGCTGCCCTGGCCGGGAACGGGGAGGGAGGTGAGCCAGACCGTTTGTCCTCTCTGTGCCTGCGGTTGTTCTGTCGCGCTGGAATCTATGGATGGGCGCCTGATCCGGGTGAGACCCCACGGAGAGGGTTCCAGTAACGGTGTAACTCTCTGTGTTAAGGGACACTTCGGATTGGATTTCATCCATAGTCCGGACCGGTTGCGTACCCCCCTGTTACGTGAGGAAGGGGGCTGGAAGGAGGCATCCTGGAAAGAGGCTTTGGAACTTGTGGCGTCCTCCTTGAAAGCGATAAAGGACAAGAAGAAGGGGGAGGCGATCGGATTTTTGGGTTCCTCCCGCCTGACCAACGAGGAGAACTACCTCTTCCAGAAACTCGCCCGATCCGTCTTCGGGTCTCCCCATGTGGATAATGGAAGTCGTCTCTATGCTGCACCGGCCTTTAAGGTACTACTCGATGCCATGGGCCGACCGGGGATGCTCAAATCCTTTAGTGAACTGGGAAAGGCGGATCTCTTTCTCGTGATCGGGGCCAATCCGGCGGAGACAGCCCCCGTCCTGAGCTATTACCTTAAACGCGCCATCCGTGATTCAGGGGCCCGCCT
Proteins encoded:
- a CDS encoding methylenetetrahydrofolate reductase C-terminal domain-containing protein, producing MIVANRKPLEEILEMVKPYKKILLLGCNECVTVCAVGGQREVGVLASELRLSRAKDGDEVEIKEHTLERQCDYEYIDQIRPFVGDYELILSMACGAGVQYVAETYRSKLVVPAVNTTFLGVTLEQGVWSERCQGCGSCILDKTGGICPIARCAKSLLNGPCGGSSGGKCEIDKEVDCGWQLIIDRLQELGQMDRYEEIIPVKDWTTARDGGPRKRVREDLRL
- a CDS encoding PAS domain S-box protein encodes the protein MRQSLSCEALKRKVTDLEKRLKESEQKVIQQDIHEATKRFEKIAEMGDDGIIVFDEAYRIEFANTVASELTGYPKEKLIGKDFRCLLIEGDIGYLAQMHSGLGADESKRLCTGMEIITSSGTKRDAEVCITIEKLEQGGVRTYAYLRDITERKKYERDLKESEEKYRNLFERVRHGLYISTNEGRFLDCNQALLEMLGYQDKNEFLQIDIAKDLYMRPEDRTAFQGLIEKQEFVKELELEFKKKNGEKITVLVTAHAKRDEKGTIIGYEGIMNDVSERKRMERELREANEFLTNLIESSVDAIFVTDMKGNILIFNRGAENILGYTAGEVVGKMNISNIYPPGVAREVMKKLKMPDFGGVGKLTSFPITQRRKDGELIEGDLSASIIYNGGGKEVASVGIFKDLRERLRIERELQKTQQALLQSEKLAAMGRLTSQVAHELNNPIYGIMNTLELLKTEIPPQSKRRRILELSLSETQRLSEMLRNMLSFSKPEEEKRTPIRINELIEEILSVMEKQMRESNIKVETYLDSKIPEVMASTNQMRQVMLNIIKNAMEAMPKGGTLTVRTAREKKNVLIHIQDTGIGIPEEIRDKIFEAFFTTKQKVKGVGLGLSVCYGIIKGHGGEIRVDGEEGKGTTFTIGLPI
- a CDS encoding methylenetetrahydrofolate reductase, which encodes MTNTRSNIERILDAGGFVVTSECGPPRGADAEVVRKKGELLKGVVDAVNVTDNQTSVVRMSSLSSCVILKEMGFDPILQVVCRDRNRIALQSDILGAAALSINNILCLSGDHQKFGDHPKAKNVFDIDSIQLIQAVRTMRDEGRFIGGEEIKGKPMLFIGAAENPFADPFEIRAPRLGKKVKAGCEFIQTQCIYNLERFERWMVMVRDRGLHEKCAILAGVTPFKSVGMARYMKNQVPGMDVPDEMIERMKGVPKEQQAEEGINICVETIQRLKEIPGVRGIHIMAIEWEEKVSEIAEAAGLLPRPQLP
- a CDS encoding hydrogenase iron-sulfur subunit, whose protein sequence is MVENNGFEPEVLAFCCEYUAYTAADLAGSMRLDYPSNVKIVKVPCTGRVDILMILRTFESGVDGVFVAGCLEGECHFLKGNLRAKKRVQYVKELLDESGIGGSRLEMYNMSAAEGQRFAAVAKEMTEKIRSLGPSPVKTGR
- a CDS encoding methylenetetrahydrofolate reductase, whose protein sequence is MKLEENLKSKKFVVTSEVQPPIGTDVQELAQSVERIRGRVDALTVPELKIEGLVTDIMGTCRVLKEQKFEPILQTTCREKNRLDLQDHLLHASEAGIENILTFTEDYRITGDSLQEIMFFHVDSGKLFSVLEGLREGHDISGREIPVKSRFCVGAGIDASCGKKVPDLELKEMEEMASLGTKYFLTTPVFDLDSFNQFMKRVEPMRIPVIAEVILVRSAEMCLFLNKHVKMGLVPNFVIEKLARAPDKEKASIEIVSDLVKGLRHLCQGVHFIPIGAEDRISKYLEAAKL
- a CDS encoding response regulator translates to MEILTVSQAGKYCNVSSKTIINWIDAGYIKAYKTVGGHRRIKKEDLDKFLQERGMPLPEEPGGEERKKILVVDDDRIIVETIVQALEEDEYGYEMISASDGFEAGLQVSHFKPHLLILDIMMPDINGYEVCQKIKSNPETRDTKIVVLSAYLDDEAFKQMKEYGADACFSKPLPLEQLKFEVAKLLGLKK